From Streptomyces qinzhouensis, one genomic window encodes:
- a CDS encoding NAD+ synthase, whose product MPQLRLALNQIDATVGDLGGNADAVVLRTRQAAERGAHLVAFPEMMLTGYPVEDLALRSSFVDASRASLTALAARLADEGLGGVPVIVGYLDRSETGRPKYGQPAGAPRNAAAVLHDGRVVLGFAKHHLPNYGVFDEFRYFVPGDTLPVIRVRGVDVALAICEDLWQDGGRVPATRSAGAGLLISINASPYERDKDDTRLDLVRKRAQEAGCTVAYCATTGGQDELVFDGDSIVVDAAGEVIARAPQFEETLLLVDLDLPAAAGAPPSGVVDDGLRIDRATVSEEPVPAYEPEYTGGYAERLDDDAEVYAALVTGLRAYTLKNGFRSVLVGLSGGIDSALVAAIACDALGAENVYGISMPSKYSSQHSRDDAAELARRTGLHFRTVSIEPMFDAYMGSLGLTGLAEENLQSRLRGTLLMAVSNEEGHIVLAPGNKSELAVGYSTLYGDSVGAYGPIKDVYKSTVFRLARWRNRVAGERGETPPIPEASITKPPSAELRPDQVDTDSLPDYDVLDGILELYVDRDRGRAAIVAAGYDEELVTRVLRLVDTAEYKRRQYPPGTKISAKGFGKDRRLPITNRWREHAS is encoded by the coding sequence GTGCCTCAACTACGTCTCGCCCTGAATCAGATCGACGCGACGGTCGGCGACCTCGGCGGCAACGCCGACGCGGTCGTCCTGCGCACCCGGCAGGCGGCCGAGCGGGGGGCGCATCTCGTGGCCTTCCCCGAGATGATGCTCACCGGCTATCCCGTCGAGGACCTCGCGCTGCGGTCGTCCTTCGTGGACGCCTCCCGCGCGTCGCTGACGGCCCTCGCGGCCAGGCTGGCGGACGAGGGTCTGGGCGGGGTGCCGGTGATCGTCGGCTATCTCGACCGCTCCGAGACCGGCCGGCCGAAGTACGGGCAGCCCGCGGGCGCGCCCCGCAACGCGGCGGCCGTCCTCCACGACGGCCGGGTCGTCCTCGGTTTCGCCAAGCACCATCTGCCGAACTACGGCGTCTTCGACGAGTTCCGGTACTTCGTCCCCGGCGACACCCTGCCGGTGATCCGGGTACGGGGCGTGGACGTGGCCCTGGCGATCTGCGAGGACCTGTGGCAGGACGGCGGCCGGGTGCCCGCCACCCGCTCCGCCGGGGCCGGACTGCTGATCTCGATCAACGCTTCGCCGTACGAGCGCGACAAGGACGACACCCGGCTCGACCTGGTGCGCAAGCGTGCCCAGGAGGCGGGCTGCACCGTCGCGTACTGCGCGACCACCGGCGGCCAGGACGAGCTGGTCTTCGACGGCGACTCCATCGTCGTGGACGCGGCGGGCGAGGTGATCGCCCGGGCCCCGCAGTTCGAGGAGACCCTGCTCCTCGTCGACCTCGACCTTCCGGCGGCGGCCGGGGCACCGCCGTCCGGAGTGGTCGACGACGGGCTGCGGATCGACCGTGCCACGGTGTCGGAGGAGCCGGTTCCGGCGTACGAGCCGGAGTACACCGGGGGGTACGCGGAACGGCTCGACGACGATGCCGAGGTCTACGCGGCGCTCGTCACCGGCCTGCGCGCCTACACCCTGAAGAACGGCTTCCGTTCGGTTCTGGTGGGCCTCTCCGGCGGTATCGACTCGGCGCTGGTGGCCGCGATCGCCTGCGACGCGCTGGGCGCGGAGAACGTGTACGGCATCTCCATGCCGTCGAAGTACTCCTCGCAGCACTCCCGGGACGACGCCGCCGAACTGGCCCGCCGTACCGGACTCCACTTCCGTACGGTCTCCATCGAGCCGATGTTCGACGCCTATATGGGCTCGCTCGGGCTCACCGGACTGGCCGAGGAGAACCTCCAGTCGCGGCTGCGGGGCACGCTGCTGATGGCGGTCTCCAACGAGGAGGGCCATATCGTCCTGGCGCCGGGCAACAAGTCCGAGCTGGCGGTGGGCTACTCCACGCTGTACGGCGACTCGGTGGGCGCGTACGGGCCGATCAAGGACGTCTACAAGTCGACGGTGTTCCGGCTCGCGCGGTGGCGCAACCGGGTCGCCGGTGAGCGCGGCGAGACCCCGCCGATCCCGGAGGCGTCGATCACCAAGCCGCCGAGCGCGGAGCTGCGCCCCGACCAGGTGGACACCGACTCACTGCCGGACTACGACGTTCTGGACGGGATCCTGGAGCTGTACGTGGACCGGGACCGCGGCCGGGCGGCGATCGTGGCCGCCGGATACGACGAGGAGCTGGTCACGCGGGTGCTGCGGCTCGTGGACACCGCCGAGTACAAGCGGCGGCAGTATCCGCCGGGCACCAAGATCTCGGCGAAGGGCTTCGGCAAGGACCGCCGGCTGCCGATCACCAACCGCTGGCGGGAGCACGCCTCCTGA
- a CDS encoding DNA-binding protein: MNETASESGTPSDVFAPAEPAAARAGREFAALARIDRRHAASEPQRRRHVNQPMITPHEAVALTVALAANPGLLAEGEEDVDRSDLVAALTLVARMRGDLDVLEESLLSIAHGRGLTWQEIAFGLGLGSTQAARQRHERLRGRVAGG, translated from the coding sequence ATGAACGAGACCGCTTCTGAGTCCGGTACGCCCTCCGATGTCTTCGCTCCGGCCGAGCCCGCCGCCGCTCGGGCCGGGCGCGAGTTCGCCGCCCTGGCCCGGATCGACCGGCGGCATGCCGCGTCGGAGCCGCAGCGGCGCCGCCATGTGAACCAGCCGATGATCACGCCGCACGAGGCGGTGGCCCTGACGGTCGCCCTGGCCGCCAATCCGGGCCTGCTGGCGGAGGGGGAGGAGGACGTCGACCGGAGCGATCTGGTGGCCGCTCTCACCCTGGTCGCCCGGATGCGCGGCGATCTGGACGTACTGGAGGAGTCCTTGCTGTCCATCGCCCACGGTCGCGGGCTGACCTGGCAGGAGATCGCCTTCGGTCTGGGGCTCGGCAGCACCCAGGCGGCCCGGCAGCGCCATGAGCGGCTGCGCGGGCGGGTGGCCGGCGGCTGA
- a CDS encoding endonuclease/exonuclease/phosphatase family protein yields the protein MVQADMAETGSGGPGDSGERPPRPEGRFRRLRTVGPFRPWRAEGGLWRRGIVIAVLAGAVALLTALHAHVPNRIGNLGSLSETFLPWLPILAVPPLLLAALWRRSATALLALLLPVVVWLNLFGGLVTDKSGSGGDITVATHNVNAGNPDPAGTAVDLAESGADVLALQELAQGQVATYRAALGKTYKYHAVQGTVGLWSKYPLKGVAPVDIRMGWTRAMRSTVTTPQGDIAVYVAHMPSVRVKMHAGFTANERDKSADALGDAIALDEVGKVVLLGDLNGTMNDRALRAVTSQMRSTQGAAGHGFGFSWPASFPMARIDQIMVKGLEPVRSWTLPRTGSDHLPIAASIKLG from the coding sequence ATGGTTCAGGCGGACATGGCGGAGACGGGGAGCGGCGGTCCGGGGGATTCCGGGGAACGCCCGCCCCGGCCGGAGGGCCGGTTCCGGCGCCTGCGGACCGTCGGCCCGTTCCGGCCGTGGCGGGCGGAAGGCGGTCTGTGGCGGCGCGGGATCGTCATCGCGGTGCTGGCGGGAGCGGTGGCGTTGCTGACCGCGCTGCACGCTCATGTGCCCAACCGGATAGGCAATCTGGGGTCCCTGTCCGAGACGTTTCTGCCGTGGCTGCCGATTCTGGCGGTGCCGCCGCTGCTTCTTGCCGCGCTCTGGCGGCGTTCGGCGACGGCGCTGCTGGCGCTGCTGCTGCCGGTTGTGGTGTGGCTGAATCTCTTCGGGGGGCTGGTCACCGACAAGTCGGGCAGTGGTGGGGACATTACGGTCGCCACGCACAACGTCAACGCCGGGAATCCGGATCCGGCGGGTACGGCGGTCGATCTGGCGGAGTCGGGTGCGGATGTCCTGGCGCTCCAGGAGCTGGCGCAGGGGCAGGTGGCGACCTATCGGGCGGCGTTGGGGAAGACGTACAAGTACCACGCGGTCCAGGGCACGGTCGGGTTGTGGAGCAAGTATCCGCTGAAGGGTGTCGCTCCGGTCGATATCCGGATGGGCTGGACCCGGGCGATGCGCTCCACGGTCACTACTCCCCAGGGGGATATCGCGGTCTATGTGGCTCATATGCCGTCTGTCCGGGTCAAGATGCACGCCGGGTTCACGGCCAATGAGCGGGACAAGAGCGCGGACGCGCTGGGGGACGCGATAGCGCTGGACGAGGTCGGCAAGGTGGTGCTTCTCGGTGATCTCAACGGGACGATGAACGACCGGGCGCTGCGGGCGGTGACCTCGCAGATGCGGTCCACGCAGGGCGCTGCGGGGCATGGCTTCGGTTTCAGCTGGCCGGCGTCGTTCCCGATGGCGCGGATCGACCAGATCATGGTGAAGGGGCTGGAGCCGGTGCGGTCGTGGACGCTGCCCCGTACCGGTAGTGACCATTTGCCGATAGCGGCGAGTATCAAGCTGGGGTGA
- the panB gene encoding 3-methyl-2-oxobutanoate hydroxymethyltransferase codes for MTLQAAQKPAAGSKTLYGGKGTRRITVHDIAAAKERGEKWPMLTAYDAMTASVFDEAGIPVILVGDSMGNTHLGYDTTVPVTMDEMTLLSAAVVRGTSRALVIGDLPFGSYQEGPVQALRHATRLVKEAGVGAIKLEGGERSLPQTELIVQAGIPVMSHLGLTPQSVNTMGYRVQGRDDEAAHRLLRDAKAAQEAGAFAVVLELVPAELAAEVTRSLHIPTVGIGAGAGTDAQVLVWTDMAGLTAGKVPRFTKQYANLRQTLGDAAKAFADDVTGGTFPQEEHSFH; via the coding sequence ATGACGCTTCAGGCTGCCCAGAAGCCTGCCGCCGGCAGCAAAACGCTGTACGGCGGCAAAGGAACCCGCCGCATCACCGTCCACGACATCGCCGCCGCCAAAGAGCGCGGCGAGAAGTGGCCCATGCTCACCGCCTACGACGCGATGACCGCGTCCGTCTTCGACGAGGCCGGCATACCGGTGATCCTCGTCGGCGACTCCATGGGCAACACCCACCTCGGCTACGACACGACCGTGCCCGTCACCATGGACGAGATGACCCTGCTCTCCGCGGCCGTCGTCCGCGGCACCTCCCGCGCCCTCGTCATCGGCGACCTGCCCTTCGGCTCGTACCAAGAAGGCCCCGTCCAAGCCCTGCGCCACGCCACCCGCCTCGTCAAAGAAGCCGGAGTCGGCGCGATCAAGCTCGAAGGCGGCGAACGCTCCCTCCCGCAGACCGAACTGATCGTCCAGGCGGGCATCCCCGTCATGTCCCACCTCGGCCTCACCCCGCAATCCGTGAACACCATGGGGTACCGAGTGCAGGGACGCGACGACGAAGCCGCCCACCGGCTCCTGCGAGACGCCAAGGCCGCCCAGGAAGCGGGCGCGTTCGCCGTCGTCCTCGAACTCGTCCCCGCCGAACTCGCCGCCGAAGTCACCCGCTCCCTCCACATCCCGACCGTCGGCATCGGCGCGGGCGCCGGAACCGACGCACAGGTCCTCGTCTGGACCGACATGGCCGGACTGACCGCGGGGAAAGTCCCCCGGTTCACCAAGCAGTACGCCAACCTGCGACAGACCCTGGGAGACGCGGCAAAGGCATTCGCCGACGACGTGACGGGCGGAACGTTCCCCCAAGAAGAGCACAGCTTTCATTAG
- a CDS encoding ATP-binding cassette domain-containing protein, with translation MTLIDTIPDRPGNTAVEVRGLVKHYGTTKALDGVDLHVREGTVLGVLGPNGAGKTTLVRCLSTLITPDAGTATVAGYDVVRQPRGLRRVIGLTGQYASVDEKLPGRENLYMIGRLLDLSRRAARERADELLERFSLTDAAKRPAGTYSGGMRRRLDLAASLVGRPTVLYLDEPTTGLDPRTRNEVWAEVRSMVGEGTTVLLTTQYMEEAEQLAHELTVIDRGKVIESGRVDQLKARVGGRTLKIRPMDPADLPAMARALAESGLDGISGSAPGDDGESLSVPILADVQLTAVIGVLAAHGFGIADIGTHLPSLDEVFLAITGAPANSAPEEAGRSGRKGGTA, from the coding sequence ATGACGCTCATCGACACGATCCCGGACCGCCCCGGGAACACCGCCGTCGAGGTGCGGGGGCTGGTCAAGCACTACGGCACGACCAAGGCCCTCGACGGTGTGGACCTCCACGTCCGCGAAGGAACCGTCCTCGGGGTCCTCGGGCCCAACGGGGCCGGGAAGACCACCCTTGTACGGTGTCTGTCCACCCTCATCACCCCCGACGCGGGCACCGCCACCGTCGCCGGGTACGACGTGGTGCGCCAGCCCCGCGGACTGCGCCGGGTCATCGGGCTCACCGGCCAGTACGCCTCCGTGGACGAGAAACTGCCCGGCCGGGAGAACCTCTACATGATCGGGCGGCTGCTCGACCTCTCCCGCCGGGCGGCCCGCGAACGCGCCGACGAACTGCTGGAACGATTCTCGCTGACCGACGCCGCCAAACGGCCCGCCGGAACGTACTCGGGCGGTATGCGCCGCCGGCTCGACCTGGCCGCCTCACTGGTGGGACGGCCCACCGTGCTCTATCTCGACGAACCCACCACCGGCCTCGACCCGCGGACCCGCAACGAGGTCTGGGCCGAGGTACGGAGCATGGTCGGCGAGGGGACCACCGTCCTGCTCACCACCCAGTACATGGAGGAGGCCGAGCAGCTGGCGCACGAGCTGACCGTGATCGACCGCGGCAAGGTCATCGAAAGCGGCCGGGTCGACCAGCTCAAGGCCAGGGTCGGCGGCCGGACCCTGAAGATCCGGCCCATGGACCCGGCCGACCTGCCCGCGATGGCACGGGCACTCGCCGAATCCGGGCTCGACGGCATCAGCGGCTCCGCACCGGGCGACGACGGAGAGTCCCTGTCCGTGCCGATCCTGGCGGACGTCCAGCTCACCGCCGTCATCGGAGTACTCGCCGCACACGGCTTCGGCATAGCCGACATCGGCACCCATCTGCCCAGCCTCGACGAGGTGTTCCTGGCCATCACCGGGGCACCCGCGAACTCGGCACCGGAGGAAGCCGGCCGGTCCGGCCGGAAGGGCGGGACGGCATGA
- a CDS encoding ABC transporter permease, producing MSSVTRTTTSPGTGTAPPAPAKAAAPAKAPGTAGHRDEPRIGLRSHLRHIGALTRRNTLQIKHDPESMFDVLLMPVIFTLLFVYVFGGAISGKGNQNDYVNYVVPGLMAMMGMNIAMAVGTGVNDDFKKGVMDRFRSMPIARFSVLIAKIVVEVGRMTVAMVILLGMGFLLGMDVKTSFLEVLVAMGLSIVFGASLMWVFILLGIAMPTPQAVQGVAMLILMPLQFGSSIFAPPETMPGWLETFTEYNPLSNLADASRALVNGGPLAEPVWMTLGWSLAITVVTAPLAVARFRKN from the coding sequence ATGAGCAGCGTTACGCGTACGACGACGAGCCCCGGCACCGGGACGGCTCCGCCGGCTCCGGCGAAGGCCGCCGCGCCCGCCAAGGCCCCCGGGACCGCCGGGCACCGGGACGAGCCCCGGATCGGGCTCCGCTCCCATCTGCGCCATATCGGGGCCCTCACCCGGCGCAACACCCTCCAGATCAAACACGATCCGGAGTCGATGTTCGACGTCCTCCTGATGCCGGTCATCTTCACGCTGCTGTTCGTCTATGTCTTCGGCGGTGCGATCTCCGGCAAGGGCAATCAGAACGACTACGTCAACTATGTCGTCCCCGGCCTGATGGCCATGATGGGGATGAACATCGCCATGGCCGTCGGCACCGGAGTCAACGACGACTTCAAGAAGGGGGTGATGGACCGCTTCCGTTCGATGCCGATCGCCCGCTTCTCGGTACTGATCGCCAAGATCGTCGTCGAGGTCGGCCGGATGACGGTGGCGATGGTGATCCTGCTGGGCATGGGATTCCTGCTCGGCATGGACGTCAAGACGTCCTTCCTCGAAGTGCTGGTCGCGATGGGCCTGTCCATCGTCTTCGGCGCGTCCCTGATGTGGGTCTTCATTCTGCTGGGCATCGCGATGCCCACCCCCCAGGCCGTCCAGGGCGTCGCGATGCTGATCCTGATGCCGCTGCAGTTCGGCTCGTCCATCTTCGCGCCGCCGGAGACGATGCCGGGCTGGCTGGAGACCTTCACCGAGTACAACCCGCTGTCGAACCTCGCGGACGCGTCCCGGGCCCTGGTCAACGGCGGCCCGCTCGCCGAGCCCGTCTGGATGACGCTCGGCTGGTCCCTGGCGATCACCGTCGTCACGGCACCGCTCGCGGTCGCCCGGTTCCGCAAGAACTGA
- a CDS encoding BTAD domain-containing putative transcriptional regulator, with translation MRYSVLGTTQVHHADGTPVPLGGARLRALLGGLALAPGRVVSVETLVDDVWGGQPPADATGALQALVGRLRRAVGAAAVDSAAGGYRLVADPDEVDLHRFTRLAGEGARALAEGDAVKALGSLDEALALWRGPALADLPDGDRAEAARAEARRRAAARDRLTALVALGRAAECLPELAAACAADPLDEPLHALRIRALRATGRPAEALAAYAEIRARLADRLGTDPGPELRALHAELLTPARGATPAAPPVSRGNLRARLTSFVGREDDLEALRGDLRGARLVTLLGTGGAGKTRLSQEAGERASDAYPDAYPDGVWLAELAPVDDPESVPETVLLALGARQTVLRGAGAEELRAAEAQGGDPLVRLVEHCRHRRMLLIVDNCEHVVDAAAGLVARVLEHCPGVTVLATSREPLGVPGEVVRPVGPLSPDAALRLLGERGAAARPGFTVQDDPRACAEICRRLDGLPLAVELAAARLRMLTPRQIADRLDDRFRLLTGGSRTALPRQQTLRAVVDWSWDLLDHHEHTVLRRLSVFAGGCDLVAVEAVCADPADRTGGTDALTVLGTLVDKSLVVAAPGDGSAMRYRLLETVAEYAAERLDATGEREAVERRHLVHYRELARTTDPLLRRSEQLAALSLFDQEYENLRTALRRAVAARDEQEALCLVMSLGWYWQLKDLRTESHHWSSLARELGPDPFTDDTAPAGPVFERFTDAPPPMGPGLLAEARRSNELLRMVTLNRDFDMWTSPENMVRLRQITRVYRPGLPQVCRFPGNLWFFAVLLTDDGSRVPDMLDTLVRSCREYGYEWELAVAVQFRSNVLSDRSPWSEEAFAYADEAWRIFQRLGDVWGAAEALASRAEARERCGDFALAAEDYRAAVACVERIGAPGHQAVLRARLGGALLELGGESAEDGEAVLREVVAAQGDQVHEATAVSRILLGMWLGRTGRRDEARELLTGLLDLFGASKLLVFHGMVKGYLAWLDHRDGRHRVAFEAAVDAMRMAAEPLSTMIAPHFLATHLVTVAGTLAAVDPGRARDSARLLAVADGRRPSGACVPAWEREARELIGAELRAVLGEETFTAAYEEGGGLSIEEATALV, from the coding sequence GTGCGCTACTCAGTACTCGGTACCACGCAGGTTCATCATGCCGACGGCACCCCCGTGCCCCTCGGTGGCGCCAGACTCCGCGCGCTCCTCGGCGGGCTGGCCCTCGCCCCGGGGCGGGTCGTGTCCGTGGAGACGCTCGTGGACGACGTGTGGGGCGGGCAGCCGCCCGCCGACGCGACGGGCGCGCTCCAGGCGCTCGTCGGGCGGCTCCGGCGGGCCGTCGGAGCCGCCGCGGTCGACTCAGCCGCCGGTGGCTACCGGCTGGTCGCCGACCCGGACGAGGTCGACCTCCACCGCTTCACCCGCCTCGCGGGCGAGGGCGCCCGAGCCCTCGCCGAGGGCGATGCGGTGAAGGCCCTCGGCAGCCTCGACGAGGCCCTCGCGCTCTGGCGCGGCCCGGCGCTCGCCGACCTCCCCGACGGCGACCGGGCCGAGGCGGCCCGGGCGGAGGCCCGCCGACGGGCCGCGGCAAGGGACCGGCTGACCGCGCTCGTGGCGCTCGGCCGGGCCGCGGAATGCCTGCCCGAACTGGCCGCGGCCTGCGCCGCCGATCCCCTCGACGAACCGCTGCACGCGCTGCGGATCCGCGCGCTGCGGGCCACCGGCCGGCCCGCCGAGGCGCTCGCCGCCTATGCGGAGATACGGGCCCGGCTCGCCGACCGCCTCGGCACCGACCCGGGCCCCGAACTGCGCGCCCTCCACGCGGAGCTGCTCACCCCGGCCCGCGGCGCGACCCCCGCGGCCCCGCCCGTATCGCGCGGCAATCTGCGCGCCCGGCTGACATCCTTCGTCGGCCGGGAGGACGACCTCGAAGCACTCCGGGGCGATCTGCGGGGCGCCCGGCTGGTCACCCTGCTCGGCACCGGCGGCGCGGGCAAGACCCGGCTCTCGCAGGAGGCCGGCGAACGGGCCTCGGACGCCTACCCGGACGCCTACCCGGACGGCGTCTGGCTGGCCGAACTCGCCCCGGTCGACGACCCGGAGAGCGTCCCCGAGACCGTGCTCCTCGCTCTCGGGGCCCGGCAGACCGTGCTGCGTGGCGCGGGCGCCGAGGAGCTGCGGGCCGCCGAAGCGCAGGGCGGTGACCCCCTGGTACGGCTCGTGGAGCACTGCCGGCACCGGCGGATGCTGCTGATCGTGGACAACTGCGAGCATGTGGTGGACGCGGCGGCGGGGCTCGTGGCGCGGGTGCTGGAGCACTGTCCCGGGGTGACGGTGCTGGCGACCAGCCGGGAGCCGCTGGGGGTGCCGGGTGAGGTGGTCCGGCCGGTCGGGCCCCTGTCCCCGGACGCCGCCCTCAGGCTCCTCGGCGAACGCGGCGCCGCCGCCCGCCCCGGATTCACCGTCCAGGACGATCCGCGGGCCTGCGCCGAGATCTGCCGCCGCCTCGACGGACTCCCCCTCGCCGTCGAACTCGCCGCCGCCCGCCTCCGCATGCTCACCCCCCGCCAGATCGCCGACCGCCTCGACGACCGCTTCCGCCTCCTCACCGGCGGCAGCCGCACCGCCCTGCCCCGCCAGCAAACCCTCCGCGCCGTCGTCGACTGGTCCTGGGACCTCCTCGACCACCACGAACACACCGTCCTGCGCCGCCTCTCCGTCTTCGCCGGCGGCTGCGATCTGGTGGCCGTCGAAGCCGTGTGCGCCGACCCGGCGGACCGTACCGGCGGTACGGACGCCCTGACCGTCCTGGGCACACTGGTCGACAAGTCGCTCGTGGTCGCCGCCCCGGGGGACGGCTCCGCCATGCGCTACCGCCTCCTCGAAACCGTCGCCGAGTACGCCGCGGAGCGCCTCGACGCCACCGGCGAACGCGAGGCCGTCGAGCGCCGTCACCTCGTCCACTACCGGGAGCTGGCCCGCACCACCGACCCGCTGCTCCGCCGCTCCGAACAGCTCGCGGCCCTGAGCCTGTTCGACCAGGAGTACGAGAACCTGCGTACCGCGCTCCGCCGTGCCGTCGCCGCCCGCGACGAGCAGGAGGCGCTCTGTCTGGTGATGTCCCTCGGCTGGTACTGGCAGTTGAAGGACCTGCGGACGGAGAGCCACCACTGGAGCAGCCTCGCCCGGGAACTGGGCCCCGACCCCTTCACCGATGACACCGCACCGGCCGGCCCGGTCTTCGAACGGTTCACGGACGCCCCGCCGCCGATGGGGCCCGGACTGCTCGCCGAGGCCCGCCGGTCGAACGAGCTGCTGCGCATGGTGACGCTCAACCGCGATTTCGATATGTGGACCTCGCCCGAGAACATGGTGAGACTGCGGCAGATCACCCGTGTCTACCGGCCCGGTCTGCCGCAGGTGTGCCGCTTCCCGGGCAATCTGTGGTTCTTCGCGGTGCTGCTGACCGACGACGGGAGCCGGGTGCCGGACATGCTCGACACACTCGTCCGGTCCTGCCGGGAGTACGGGTACGAATGGGAGCTGGCGGTCGCCGTCCAGTTCCGCTCCAATGTGCTGTCCGACCGGTCGCCCTGGTCCGAGGAGGCGTTCGCCTACGCCGACGAGGCCTGGCGGATCTTTCAGCGGCTCGGCGATGTGTGGGGCGCCGCCGAGGCCCTCGCGTCCCGTGCCGAGGCCCGGGAGCGGTGCGGTGATTTCGCCCTGGCGGCGGAGGACTACCGGGCGGCCGTGGCCTGTGTCGAACGCATCGGCGCCCCGGGCCATCAGGCCGTGCTGCGGGCCCGGCTCGGCGGGGCGCTGCTGGAGCTGGGCGGTGAGTCGGCCGAAGACGGCGAGGCGGTCCTGCGGGAGGTGGTGGCCGCTCAGGGAGATCAGGTCCATGAGGCGACCGCCGTCTCCCGGATCCTGCTCGGCATGTGGCTGGGCCGCACGGGGCGGCGGGACGAGGCCCGGGAGCTGCTGACAGGACTGCTGGACCTGTTCGGCGCCAGCAAGCTGCTGGTCTTCCACGGCATGGTGAAGGGGTACCTCGCCTGGCTGGACCACCGGGACGGACGGCACCGGGTGGCCTTCGAGGCGGCCGTGGACGCGATGAGGATGGCCGCCGAACCACTCAGCACCATGATCGCCCCGCATTTTCTGGCGACCCATCTGGTGACGGTGGCGGGCACTCTGGCCGCCGTGGACCCGGGCCGGGCCCGGGACTCGGCGCGGCTGCTCGCCGTCGCCGACGGGCGGCGGCCGTCCGGCGCCTGCGTTCCGGCCTGGGAGCGCGAGGCGCGGGAACTGATCGGGGCGGAGCTGCGGGCGGTCCTGGGCGAGGAGACGTTCACGGCGGCGTACGAGGAGGGCGGCGGCCTCTCAATCGAAGAGGCCACCGCCCTGGTGTGA
- a CDS encoding site-2 protease family protein yields the protein MSPAASSSRRVSPVFLGIVAIGAVAGWAVWTDWAGTGGFAVFVFVTAAWVVSLCLHEYAHARAALHSGDPTVVDKGYLTLNPLAYTHALTSIVLPVLFVVLGGIGLPGGAVFIERNRIPGRWRHSLISAAGPLTNVAFAVVCTAPFWLHGLEGVPPLFRHALGFLALLQVTAAILNFLPVPGLDGYGVVEPWLSPALRRSLAPVGAYGLLIVFALLFFVPEVNRAFFDLVDWVLRALGVPDLETACGYDLYRFWQQPPSVCTG from the coding sequence ATGAGCCCAGCAGCCTCCTCCTCCCGCCGCGTCAGCCCCGTCTTCCTCGGCATCGTCGCGATCGGCGCGGTCGCCGGGTGGGCGGTGTGGACGGACTGGGCCGGGACCGGCGGGTTCGCGGTCTTCGTCTTCGTGACCGCGGCCTGGGTGGTCTCCCTCTGCCTGCACGAGTACGCACACGCCCGCGCGGCCCTGCACAGCGGTGATCCGACCGTCGTCGACAAGGGGTATCTGACGCTCAACCCCCTCGCCTACACCCACGCGCTGACCAGCATCGTCCTTCCGGTCCTCTTCGTGGTCCTCGGCGGGATCGGGCTGCCCGGCGGTGCGGTGTTCATCGAACGCAACCGGATCCCGGGCCGCTGGCGGCACAGTCTGATCTCCGCGGCGGGCCCGCTGACGAATGTGGCGTTCGCCGTGGTCTGTACGGCCCCGTTCTGGCTGCACGGCCTGGAGGGGGTGCCCCCGCTCTTCCGCCATGCTCTGGGCTTCCTGGCGTTGCTCCAGGTCACGGCCGCGATCCTCAATTTCCTTCCGGTACCGGGGCTCGACGGCTACGGGGTGGTCGAACCATGGCTGTCACCCGCGCTGCGCCGCAGCCTCGCCCCGGTCGGCGCGTACGGTCTGCTGATCGTGTTCGCGCTGCTGTTCTTCGTACCGGAGGTGAACCGCGCGTTCTTCGATCTGGTGGACTGGGTGCTGCGGGCGCTGGGGGTGCCGGACCTGGAGACGGCGTGCGGCTACGACCTCTACCGCTTCTGGCAGCAGCCGCCGTCGGTGTGCACGGGGTGA